The window gtagagagagagagggagtacGATAGATGAAGATATAtacgtatgcgtgtgtgtgtgtgtgcttgtttATTTGTTTGATCGCATTTTTTCACTTCACACATTGCAGCGCTTTCTCaaccctcttttcccccttctcgttATCATCGTGCTCATCTTTTCCGTCTCGGATTTCTTTGCTAACTTTCAGTCCTGTAGTGGCGTATCAGCTCAAGTAGGAGGAAGTGACACTTTTCTGTATCGCTTACGCTGTGGTTGAGTTCGCCGTCGTCTCTCCCTGTTTGAGCGCGCTTGACAGCCATGTCTGATGTACCCTTACATAGCGGACGCACCACCATACACAGCAACAACGCGTACCACGCTGTcggcgaggggggagaccAGCATTTGGGGCAGCAGAAGCCTTCCGTGCGTGACAGCCGCGCTACCACCTCTGTCGAGCCGATGACGGCAGTGCAAGTTGTCGACCGgctgcgctggtggcgcaCTTATCGTGTGCGTGAGCAGCCCATCCCGGTCGATCACGTTGTGCTTCGCGGCTGCTACGCCAACTACTCCTCTTTTGGCACTCGTCCCTTAGCGTCGGGCGTCGCACGGCTGCTGCAAAAGGCACGTGCAGTGCGAGAACAGTACCtccgcgcacagcagcagcagcagcaacaacaggaGGCACAGCACCAAAGTCGGCAATGCTCGAGTCTGTTGATAGCCTCAACAGTGGGGACATCCGTGCGCAGTGCTTCGAGTGAGCGACTGCACAACGGTCCGAGGGAGATGGAACGCGCCACGGGTTGTATGGCAGACGGGGAGGAGGGCCATTATGGCGGAcgtcaacagcagcaacaccgtgAGATGAAtgagaaggcaaaggagaagctgGACAACAAACGTAGAGCCGCGGTTACGTCATCCtcactgctgccaccgcggcccCTCAGTGAGGATACTGCCGCTTTCCGCGGTGAGCCGGCGGTGCAGTGGGGTTCTTCTACTACTCATGTTCTCTGCAGCCCACTCTCGGTGTCAGGTTCAGTCGGCACCTTCTCACCTTTCGttagagctgctgctgggtcTGCACAGACTCTGGATACGCACTCGTGTGCGCTGTATGTTCCCTCGGAGCAGGAGGCGCGCGCCGCTGAGCGACTGCTCATGCTCTTTCGGCCCCGCGCTGCCtcagcaccgctgcggtcATGTCGGCATCGGTACGCTGCAGGACACCTTGACGTCGCGTCGCGTGAACTCAACGGTGAGTCGCCTCTTCAGCGCGATCGAGGATGCAAGGACGCCGCCGAGCCGCACCACAAGCGCATGACCTGCATTTCCGCATCTGACGAGATAACAGATGTTCACCGGGTCCCCGGGGCCGCCGAAGCTGTGATAGTCCTGCACCACGCCCCGCGCCTCATTTTGTACGAGAAGGGGCTGAACCcgaaggcggcgctgtggGCGTCCGACGTTTCCTCAGACGCCTTCGAGAACCTCAAcgacgccgcggcggagAGCTCAGCGGAGGTTTTCGCGCTGAGAAACCTTCCCTTGTGCGCGTTTGAGCGCTTCTTttatcagcagcagctccgcgggCTGGCGGAGACGGAGGGAAGCCGTGAGCCGGTGTTGCCGTCAACATCGCCAGTGGCTGTAAACGCAGGCGCGGAGAGCGCTGGCGTCCCTGCAGGCGACACGGCCTCCGCTCCGacgggcgctgctgcgacgacAGGCATTTCCAGGGGTGACAGCTGTGTTGTGAATGGCAATGACACATTGTTCTTCGGCTCCCCTCTGACGGCGGTCCTAGCGTGCTCGCTGAAAGGTACTGTGTCACTGTCGCCGGCCGCGGCCGGTGCACCTAGCTGCGAAGCCGGAGATACTTCTGCCCGGCGAGTTGCACCGTATCGCGGCcgtggcagaggcagcggtaGGAATAataggaggaggggaggccGGGCCGCGCTGCGTGCTGTCTCAGTGCCGGTCCTACCGCCAGTGTACAAGGGTGGCTGTCCGGAGATGGGTGCCCCTGCAtcacaccgccaccgcagctcccgagcgcggctgcagcgacagcagcagcagaaccCGAGTCATCCCTCTTCGATTCTTCCGGCGGGGCTGCGCTCGGGTACGGTGTCGCAGGACGTTGCCCACTTGTGCCTCCGTGTGGATGACCTGCAGGACGTGTACGTGTTCAATCCAGTCGTGGATATGATCGGCAAGGGTGCTTTCTCCAAGGTGTACGCGGCGGTTCCTATCCTGCGCGGCAAAGAAGGACTGCGGCGCTTCGCCTCGCCGCTGTTTAGCAGACAGGTGGCcccgtgcagcagcgccgagctcggtggcggtgggccacaggagggaggcaggagCGCTTCGATTGCCAGGAGGGAGAGCTCAACGCACGGAGCTTTGTCGTCTCCAGCGCTGCGTGTGGACTCTGCGGCTGGCACTGCTGTCCGTGACACGGCTGGGCCACTGGCAGAGGATGAGTCGAGAAATCGCAGACCGCACGAGAAGTCACTGACCGTGTCTCTGCGCTCTATTCCCGTTGTTGCACTCAAGGTCATCCCGCGCAAGGCACGCCAGAAGCCGAAGGCGCCGCTTGGCTCACTTGCTGCCATgccttctgccgctgctgccgtgacgGGAAGCGCCACTTCCAATGTGCAGCAAGCAGCGCAGAGCGATGGCGACAGCGTGCGTCGCGAGCTTGTTGAGATTGAGCGTGAGGTATCGATCCTGCGCCGTCTTCACCACACCGGCTGTTCGCAGTTTTTCGAGGCGATTCGCACCCCAGACGCGTTCGTCATCGCGATGCGCGTCTTCCCTGGCAGCATGGATGCACAGCACTACATCTCCCGCTACGGGGCGCCATCGGAGGCgcgggcggcgctgctgctttttCAGCTCGTCTCTACAGTGCAGTACCTGCACACCACCTTTGGGCTCATTCACCGCGACATCAAGCTGGAGAACGTCCTCCTGTCCGAGGCGGACGCCTCAGTTCCTGACACACGCATTTTCGAGGTGCTGGGGGAGGCTGTACACAAGTCCGATGCGTCGACCATAATGACCATGAGTGCGTGTGGCCGACAAGGCTGCGCCTCGACGACGGTCGCTGTGGGAACGCGGACGGCGGCACAGCACAGCCGCTCGAGGGCCTCCCACAATGTCACACGCCTGCTGCGAGTGACCCTCATCGACTTTGGGCTCGCTCGCCGCACCCGTGTGAATGCCCTCTCACCGACCGCTTCCGCGTCGCATGGGCGCGGCTCAGTGGCACGACACGGCAGCCTGAACGCGTCCAGCAGGTCGCCAACGTACATTGCCTCATTTCCACCCACTAGTGCCACACTGGCCGCCGGCACCGCCCAAGTCCATCGCAACGCCAGCAACAGTAGCTTCAGTGGCAGTCTAGGCTCTCCAGCGTCGCTCAGCACTGGGGGTGCTGCGGGTGCAGTGATGCATTTCAATAGTGGAAACAGTTCCAGCGACAGCTACGCGGCGGCCAAGCGGGCCCCACCGAGGCCGCCACTTCTTTGCCGCCCACCCAGCACGACTGTGGGTGCTGGCA is drawn from Leishmania braziliensis MHOM/BR/75/M2904 complete genome, chromosome 26 and contains these coding sequences:
- a CDS encoding putative protein kinase gives rise to the protein MSDVPLHSGRTTIHSNNAYHAVGEGGDQHLGQQKPSVRDSRATTSVEPMTAVQVVDRLRWWRTYRVREQPIPVDHVVLRGCYANYSSFGTRPLASGVARLLQKARAVREQYLRAQQQQQQQQEAQHQSRQCSSLLIASTVGTSVRSASSERLHNGPREMERATGCMADGEEGHYGGRQQQQHREMNEKAKEKLDNKRRAAVTSSSLLPPRPLSEDTAAFRGEPAVQWGSSTTHVLCSPLSVSGSVGTFSPFVRAAAGSAQTLDTHSCALYVPSEQEARAAERLLMLFRPRAASAPLRSCRHRYAAGHLDVASRELNGESPLQRDRGCKDAAEPHHKRMTCISASDEITDVHRVPGAAEAVIVLHHAPRLILYEKGLNPKAALWASDVSSDAFENLNDAAAESSAEVFALRNLPLCAFERFFYQQQLRGLAETEGSREPVLPSTSPVAVNAGAESAGVPAGDTASAPTGAAATTGISRGDSCVVNGNDTLFFGSPLTAVLACSLKGTVSLSPAAAGAPSCEAGDTSARRVAPYRGRGRGSGRNNRRRGGRAALRAVSVPVLPPVYKGGCPEMGAPASHRHRSSRARLQRQQQQNPSHPSSILPAGLRSGTVSQDVAHLCLRVDDLQDVYVFNPVVDMIGKGAFSKVYAAVPILRGKEGLRRFASPLFSRQVAPCSSAELGGGGPQEGGRSASIARRESSTHGALSSPALRVDSAAGTAVRDTAGPLAEDESRNRRPHEKSLTVSLRSIPVVALKVIPRKARQKPKAPLGSLAAMPSAAAAVTGSATSNVQQAAQSDGDSVRRELVEIEREVSILRRLHHTGCSQFFEAIRTPDAFVIAMRVFPGSMDAQHYISRYGAPSEARAALLLFQLVSTVQYLHTTFGLIHRDIKLENVLLSEADASVPDTRIFEVLGEAVHKSDASTIMTMSACGRQGCASTTVAVGTRTAAQHSRSRASHNVTRLLRVTLIDFGLARRTRVNALSPTASASHGRGSVARHGSLNASSRSPTYIASFPPTSATLAAGTAQVHRNASNSSFSGSLGSPASLSTGGAAGAVMHFNSGNSSSDSYAAAKRAPPRPPLLCRPPSTTVGAGMSHHGPGGTEFGGMECTMSRVGMPSPMPSTANMFTRFLDVEEEMDEEENGGAGGAEEWCTPANPLTRARGFGPSSRQDMAEGEDDSGAFSTGMSASETDDEWEGGSTAEPKEGDAQEREEHSKSWPNKEHGARAALLSPSVLTAQPQTPPGAAVIPPQPVPPTLPLQAGTTAVTSSHFNAESSSSCCTTSDAGLRYRCASCIYTSQPHLPPATAADVHSAPDDTEATLLLTPCGTEKYLPPEVLSWILENGWARRSTTVGLARAMDLYAIGIVAYVLLSGCFPFNASSRATLLQQQQRVPRCNSARWAGVSSAAISFVQKLLEPDPRKRMTAKEALEHPFLHEVRQLAEKLSLVPHGEGEEVSHPSTWQDSSQIDNHHRPGSGSPGRYYDDDANVHARWHWATSTTATTATATGSLLRSVPSPTHADHTCSGAAMELTSAYQNAILSFATNDAQRPPVADQNGVVIVNESSALSSSTGAHHRSAGGSGELAPLHRVEGDTASMAIRLSGSRHLPGVPSVCRSSDECEEDDLLASITRDMLGGVQPLLQACKESLSPTRSLTPATTTTSTPCAATMARAVPIELLASPSLATRPVKLSSFSTPLSPATGAAPSVDGAAAKRATLPEPTSAAAAAASVPALVPSSTYDANVNRDVSPLRAVTTTTAEVVEGGGDDLFESLYNNIMLSD